Proteins encoded within one genomic window of Humulus lupulus chromosome 1, drHumLupu1.1, whole genome shotgun sequence:
- the LOC133802108 gene encoding SAL1 phosphatase-like codes for MAISCWRLLPKSPFPTKANSVLPVPPYLSFSRRTSLGVAVAAFSPMAYDKELAAAKKAASLAATLCQKVQKALLQSDVHSKSDKSPVTVADYGSQAVVSFVLEKELPAESFSLVAEEDSGDLRKESGQDTLQRITKLVNDSLGNEEVYTATPSLSTEDVLRAIDNGKSEGGSVGRHWVLDPIDGTKGFVRGDQYAIALALLDEGKVVLGVLACPNLLLASINQQSSESSHDKVGCLFFAKVGEGTYMQSLDGSSPVKVHVSAIENPEEASFFESFEAAHSLHDLSSSIAKKLGVKATPVRMDSQAKYGALSRGDGAIYLRFPHKGYREKIWDHAAGCIVVTEAGGEVTDAAGNPLDFSKGKYLDLDTGIIVTNKKLMPSLLKAVRASIEEKVSSL; via the exons ATGGCTATAAGTTGTTGGAGACTACTGCCAAAATCCCCATTTCCCACAAAAGCCAACTCTGTACTTCCAGTTCCTCCATATCTCTCCTTCTCAAGACGAACCTCTCTAGGTGTAGCAGTTGCTGCATTTTCCCCAATGGCTTACGACAAGGAGCTCGCTGCGGCCAAGAAGGCTGCCTCTCTCGCTGCTACACTCTGCCAG AAAGTGCAAAAGGCACTGTTGCAATCAGATGTTCATTCAAAATCAGATAAAAGTCCTGTTACTGTGGCCGATTATG GTTCACAGGCGGTTGTTAGTTTTGTATTGGAGAAGGAACTTCCTGCTGAATCATTCTCTCTAGTGGCTGAGGAG GATTCAGGAGATCTTCGCAAGGAAAGTGGCCAGGATACACTACAGCGCATTACAAAACTTGTAAATGATTCTCTTGGGAATGAGGAAGTGTATACTGCTACACCTTCATTGAGCACAGAAGATGTGCTTAGAGCCATCGACAATGGAAAATCTGAAGGTGGTTCTGTTGGCAGACACTGGGTTTTAGATCCAATAGATGGTACCAAAGG ATTTGTCAGAGGAGACCAATATGCCATAGCTTTAGCATTGCTAGATGAAGGAAAAGTAGTCCTGGGAGTTCTTGCTTGTCCAAATCTTCTTCTGGCATCCATTAATCAACAGTCATCAGAATCATCACATGATAAAGTTGGTTGTCTTTTCTTTGCCAAAGTTGGTGAAGGAACATATATGCAGTCACTTGATGGTTCTTCACCAGTAAAG GTGCACGTTAGTGCTATTGAAAATCCAGAAGAAGCATCGTTTTTTGAATCTTTTGAAGCAGCACACTCATTGCATGACCTGTCTAGCTCCATAGCTAAG AAACTTGGCGTCAAAGCAACACCGGTTAGAATGGACAGCCAAGCGAAGTATGGAGCACTATCAAGAGGTGATGGAGCCATATACCTTCGTTTTCCTCATAAAGGGTACCGCGAGAAGATTTGGGATCATGCTGCAGGATGTATTGTTGTGACTG AGGCTGGTGGTGAGGTCACGGATGCTGCAGGGAACCCTTTGGATTTTTCAAAAGGAAAATATCTTGATCTTGACACAGGGATAATAGTTACTAATAAGAAATTGATGCCATCACTATTGAAGGCAGTTAGAGCATCAATTGAAGAGAAGGTTTCTTCCTTGTGA
- the LOC133802128 gene encoding uncharacterized protein LOC133802128 has translation MWFKLGRRVCRFSIEEFALVTGLRCDGDFDLSRFLKKKVLFKKKIFGRFVGKVSKSELRNAFISKDLVDDEDVVKLGIVHILVNYLYGYTSDKLVDDFFFEMVDRDFSELANISFGKFVWDRSFQYLKTALKGGNKIFDGLFVDGKVGLHPYKLLGFPIAFLVWIYESIAELSPEFCQRVGKKFPRLLNWKSTDNAFYANLVGNVFNNQKLTILNVYPSSEERKKLAVKKFKFEPLYLPKVCAEDGDSSPGTQVDSEKLRLICESISSIKACQETIISDIAVMRSEFMGKLSDLSAMIAKFVAKNSEKVANSSDESAGFNEGEKPDDFDNVSSPISDDSKVTCLFLCFIVFFNHF, from the exons ATGTGGTTTAAGCTTGGTCGTAGAGTGTGTAGGTTTTCTATTGAAGAGTTTGCTCTAGTTACGGGTCTTAGATGTGATGGTGATTTTGATTTAAGTCGTTTTCTAAAAAAGAAGGttttgtttaagaaaaaaatatttggcCGTTTTGTTGGTAAGGTGTCGAAGTCTGAATTACGCAATGCTTTTATTAGTAAGGATCTAGTTGATGATGAGGATGTTGTCAAATTGGGTATAGTTCATATCCTAGTTAACTATTTGTACGGCTATACTAGTGATAAGTTGGTTGATGATTTCTTTTTTGAGATGGTTGATCGAGATTTTTCTGAATTAGCAAATATTAGTTTTGGCAAGTTTGTATGGGATAGGAGTTTTCAATATTTGAAAACTGCTTTGAAGGGTGGGAATAAAATATTTGATGGACTGTTCGTTGATGGGAAGGTTGGCCTTCACCCTTACAAACTTCTTGGGTTTCCCATTGCTTTTCTTGTATGGATTTATGAAAGTATAGCTGAGTTGAGTCCTGAGTTTTGTCAACGGGTTGGGAAAAAATTTCCCCGTTTGTTGAATTGGAAGAGTACAGATAATGCGTTCTATGCAAACTTGGTGGGAAATGTTTTCAACAATCAGAAG tTGACTATCCTGAATGTCTATCCGTCTTCTGAGGAGAGAAAGAAACTGGCAGTAAAGAAGTTTAAGTTTGAGCCTCTATACTTGCCGAAGGTGTGTGCTGAAGATGGAGACAGTAGTCCGGGTACCCAG gTTGATAGTGAAAAGTTGAGATTGATTTGTGAATCAATCTCATCAATAAAAGCATGCCAAGAAACTATTATTAGTGACATTGCAGTTATGAGATCTGAGTTCATGGGGAAACTCAGTGATTTATCTGCAATGATTGCAAAATTTGTTGCAAAAAATTCTGAAAAAGTTGCAAATTCAAGTGATGAAAGTGCTGGTTTTAATGAAGGGGAAAAGCCAGATGATTTTGATAATGTTTCCAGTCCTATTTCTGATGATTCTAAGGTAACTTGTTTGTTTTTatgctttattgttttttttaaccatttttag
- the LOC133802112 gene encoding protein FAR1-RELATED SEQUENCE 5-like isoform X1 codes for MIHNFQFKTKRSEPREYLVTCVDDNCNWLLRASKFRKTETFKIRKYVKTHTCSLDIIMEDHRQANCNVIGELIKSKYMSIKRVHTPHDIINDMLDDFGVSMGYQKAWRAREKALELARGNLDDSYQKLPIYLHMLKVSNPGTITHLVTDNTDHFKYMYLAFANSIKGWKHCRPVIVIDGTYLKTSFGGTLFTASTMDANNNIFPLAFGIGDSENDSSWLWFFTKLKETYGEREGMAIISDRHKSIENAIDHVYPKAFHGACIFHLLNNIKVNFGVHGEDLNLNFVKAAKAYRVQSFEHYMHEIDKIDTRIRPYLQKIGYSTWSRCHAPTRRYTMMTSNIAESINAALKAARTLPITTMMEGLRSLVQKWVWKNGNEANGTFTQVTTDTETVLRENFIRAIKFQVFPVNTILYQVVVEQKGNFLVNLMEKTCECKRFQQDEIPCAHAIAVFAKTRLKTYDYVADYYKTTTMKATYDSTVHPLPNEGEWTLPETLNIIVLPPKSRKPPGRPRRKRIRSRGEPKVQIKCGRCAQQGHNRKTCRNEPIPKLRNTTKSKKIDK; via the exons ATGATCCACAACTTCcaattcaagacaaaaagatctGAACCAAGAGAGTACCTGGTAACCTGTGTGGATgacaattgtaactggttacttagagcTTCAAAGTTCAGGAAAACAGAAACATTTAAAATCAGAAAGTATGTAAAAACTCACACCTGCTCCTTGGATATCATTATGGAAGACCACAGGCAGGCTAATTGCAATGTCATTGGGGaactaataaaatcaaaatacatGTCAATAAAGAGAGTACACACACCACATGACATAATCAACGACATGCTAGATGATTTTGGTGTTTCAATGGGGTACCAAAAAGCCTGGAGAGCAAGAGAAAAAGCTTTAGAATTGGCAAGGGGAAATCTAGATGATTCATACCAAAAACTTCCCATCTACCTTCACATGCTAAAAGTAtcgaacccaggtacaattacacACCTGGTTACAGACAATACAGATCACTTCAAATATATGTACCTAGCATTTGCAAATTCCATCAAAGGATGGAAACACTGTAGGCCAGTCATTGTGATAGATGGAACTTACTTGAAGACATCATTTGGGGGaactttattcactgcttcaacaaTGGATGCTAACAACAACATATTCCCATTAGCCTTTGGAATTGGAGACTCTGAAAATGATTCATCATGGTTATGGTTTTTCACAAAGCTAAAGGAGACATATGGAGAAAGAGAAG GTATGGCAATCATTTcagacaggcataaaagcatagAAAATGCTATAGACCATGTATACCCAAAAGCTTTCCATGGAGCATGCATATTCCACCTGTTAAACAACATCAAAGTCAATTTTGGTGTCCATGGGGAGGACCTAAACCTAAACTTTGTCAAAGCAGCAAAGGCATACAGGGTACAATCATTTGAGCATTACATGCATGAAATAGACAAGATTGACACACGCATAAGACCGTATTTACAAAAAATTGGATATTCAACTTGGTCTAGATGCCATGCTCCAACAAGAAGATATACAATGATGACATCAAATATAGCTGAATCAATAAATGCTGCATTGAAAGCTGCAAGAACGCTGCCAATCACTACAATGATGGAGGGCCTTCGAAGTTTAGTTCAAAAATGGGTATGGAAAAATGGTAACGAAGCAAACGGAACATTCACACAAGTAACAACAGATACTGAAACTGTGCTTAGAGAAAACTTTATTCGTGCCATTAAATTTCAG GTCTTCCCAGTAAACACTATACTGTACCAAGTTGTGGTTGAACAGAAAGGAAATTTTTTGGTCAACCTAATGGAGAAAACATGTGAATGCAAAAGATTCCAACAAGACGAAATACCGTGTGCACATGCAATAGCAGTATTCGCCAAAACACGGCTGAAAACATATGATTATGTTGCTGATTACTACAAAACTACAACTATGAAAGCAACATATGACTCAACTGTTCATCCATTGCCAAATGAAGGCGAATGGACACTGCCAGAGACTTTAAACATAATTGTCCTACCACCAAAATCAAGAAAACCACCAGGCCGCCCTAGAAGGAAAAGAATCAGATCTAGAGGAGAACCAAAGGTGCAAATAAAATGTGGAAGATGCGCACAGCAAGGGCATAACAGAAAAACATGCAGGAATGAACCAATCCCAAAGCTGCGAAACACAACAAAGTCAAAGAAAATAGACAAATAA